The Thermodesulfobacteriota bacterium DNA window CGGGAGTCCCTGCGCGCGCGTCGAGTCGGGGCTCCCTGGGCATGGCCGGGCACGGTATCCGGTATCGGAGGGGAGGTGAGACGGAAATGCTCTTGTCCCCGCTGGCCTCCCCCAGCGTCCCCTCTGGCCTCCGTGGGGAAAGAGCTGCCAACGGGAACGGGTCATCGGAGCGGCAACGCGGCAGGCCAACCCGCCCCCTGCGAAAAGGCCATCCCGCCGGGGCTGTTGCCCTCGGGTACGGGGGCGGGCAAACTGCCAGCGTACGTTCGGCCTCTCTCCGCCGGGGTGCGGCGGGCCGAGGTCCCGAGAAAGGAAGGGTGCTTCGTGACGAGACCTTGTCACAGCGCGGCGCGGAGGGGCCCGAGCGGTGGGAGTACGGCTTCGAGCTCCTGGGGATCGGGGCCCTAACGCCCCAGGGGCAGGGGCTCCCAGGGGGCCCCGGGCGCCCGCTGGATGCCCACGATGACCACGCCCTGGCCGAAGCGCGCCTGGGCCTCGGCGGCCGAGGGGCCGAGGCAATCCTTGGCCACCAGGTACACGAGGCACGCGGCAATCACGGTGAGCACAGCTTTGGTGTAGCGGTCGGCGGGCATGGCAGGCCTCCGGCAGGCGTTGACGGCATAGGGCGAAACATAAGAGCGAACTCGCCTTCCGAGGGACGGTTTGACCGGGCCGGCCAGGGCTTCTTTTCAGCCGACGGCGTCCTTCATGTGTTCGAAGTGCTCGCGGGCCGACTCCAGGACCACGAGCTCGATCAGGCGCGGCGCCGTGACGTCGGCGTCCATCAGGGTCAGGCGGCCGGTGCGGGCGATCTCGGAGGGAGGGAGTCTCCTCGCGAAGTCCGCCAGCGCCGCACCGTTGGCGCGAAGGAGGCCGAGGACCTCCTCCTTGGTGCACCCGGAGTGTTCCCGGGCGTGGCGGTTGGCCGCCTCGGTGAGCATCTCCGCCGTGACCGGCGGGAGGCCCCGCCCGGCGGCCACCGCCTGCGCGAGGCGGAGCACCTCGTAGTGCCCCTCCGCGATGTGCCGGGCCGTGACCCCCACCGACCACTGCTCGGGGGCACAGGTCTTCGCCCAGGCTTCCGGCGAGCACCCCTCCACGAACGCGACCACCTCGCGGGAGAACGCCTCCAGGCGGTTCGCCAGCGCCTTCGCATCCTCGCTCATGACGTCCATCCCTCTCCCCCGTGTGACTGGCCCCTCGACTGCCCGGCGAGCGGTCCACGATGAGTGGGCTCCCCGACGAGGTAACGCGCCGGCGGCCGGTGGGAGCCTTGGAAATGCTCTTCGGCACGGCGCGCAGGACCCGGGGACGAGAGATCTACCGCGCCGGGGCGGGCGAGGGCCGCCCCAGCCTCCAAGAGCCCTCCGCGCCGCCGCCCTGGCTCAGCGGCAGTCTTCCGGAGGTTCGCTGTCGATCTCGTGCACGACTGCGCCGCGCACGTCCACCTTGGCGCACCCGCCGACCCTCAGGGGACCGTCGGTCTGGTCGAACTGGGTCTGAGGGGAGGTCGTCACCTGGCGCCCGCCGATGAGCCAGGTGCCGTGAAAGCCCTCCGGCATGGACTCCACCCAGCCATAGAATCGGGTGCGATCCCGATCGTCCTTCGCCTCCGCCGGCCCCGGCGCCACGAACGACAACGCAAGGGCCACCGCGATGCTCGACCCCACCTTCCAGGGTGAGAAACCATACCATGCGGACGTCATCCCATCGCTCCCTTCCGGCCGTCTCCCGGCCGCTTCCAGCTCTTTGTCTGGTTCGACGCGGCTTGTTGTCGATCCGGGCCGGGCCAGTACGGTAAAATGCCT harbors:
- a CDS encoding DinB family protein; this translates as MSEDAKALANRLEAFSREVVAFVEGCSPEAWAKTCAPEQWSVGVTARHIAEGHYEVLRLAQAVAAGRGLPPVTAEMLTEAANRHAREHSGCTKEEVLGLLRANGAALADFARRLPPSEIARTGRLTLMDADVTAPRLIELVVLESAREHFEHMKDAVG